Proteins encoded by one window of Pecten maximus chromosome 15, xPecMax1.1, whole genome shotgun sequence:
- the LOC117343346 gene encoding prostatic spermine-binding protein-like, translated as MTTTKTTTTTKTYDQDNDKDDDQDNVQDGDDDKDNDKEGDEDDGEQDNDQDDDDDQDDDQDIDNDDDDQDNDKDDDDDDQDNNKDDADDDDKDDDKDDDQKNEQADDDQHNDIDQDDDDDGY; from the coding sequence ATGACGACGACCAAGACAACTACAACGACCAAGACCTACGACCAAGACAACGACAAAGACGACGACCAAGACAACGTCCAAGACGGTGACGACGACAAAGACAATGACAAGGAAGGCGATGAAGACGATGGCGAACAAGACAACGACCAAGACGATGACGACGACCAAGACGACGACCAAGACATCGACAACGACGACGATGACCAAGACAACGACAaagacgacgacgacgacgatcaAGACAACAACAAAGATGATGCTGACGACGACGACAAAGACGACGACAAAGACGACGACCAAAAAAACGAACAAGCCGACGACGATCAACACAACGACATCGACCAAGACGATGACGACGACGGATATTAG
- the LOC117343347 gene encoding prostatic spermine-binding protein-like, which produces MEQQGTVLFALYARRSQGVIISPYRQNYGTEDIDNDQDGDDDQDNDKDNDDDDDQDNVQENDQDEDGDDDQDNDKDDDDDDDDQDNDLDDDDDQDICNDDDDHNNDKDDDDQDNDKDDDNDQDNNKDDDDDDDDDQDNDQDDDDE; this is translated from the exons ATGGAACAGCAGGGTACTGTCCTGTTCGCCCTGTATGCTAGGAGGTCACAAGGtgtaattatctccccctaCCGTCAGAACTACGGGACAGAAG ACATCGACAACGACCAAGACGGTGACGACGACCAAGACAACGACAAAGACaacgatgacgacgacgaccaAGACAACGTCCAAGAAAATGACCAAGACGAAGACGGTGACGACGACCAAGACAACGACAAagacgacgatgacgacgatgacgacCAAGACAACGACCTAGACGATGACGACGACCAAGACATCTgcaacgacgacgacgaccaCAACAACGACAAAGACGACGACGACCAAGACAACGACAAAGACGACGACAACGATCAAGACAACAacaaagatgatgatgatgatgacgacgacgaccaAGACAACGACCAAGACGATGACGACGAATAA